A stretch of DNA from Tigriopus californicus strain San Diego chromosome 11, Tcal_SD_v2.1, whole genome shotgun sequence:
GAGAGAATATTTAATCCTCTGTAGCAAAAAGTTGTAATTTTATTATCTTAAAATGGCACAAAGTTATGTGCTGCACTTCCAAGGTGCCCttaatattttgcatatttaaacATCAAagcctcattttcattcatttgtaaTTGAATAAATTCAGCTTTATGTATAAAAAGAAGTATTCACTTTGGTCCACAGTAAGGAATATGAAAGTTAATTTTTAACAGTCTTAACCTCTTGGTTAGCTTGTTTCTTTATACTTTAGTCTGGCGCTCTTCATGGCTTTCAGGGTTTTCACTTCTTGCTCAATCATGATGAGGCACCTATGACTATAGGTATATGAGGCCCCTATGACAATGAAAAGGTAAACTCCTTTGGCCCTTGTAATTGAGTAATTGACATCAATTCTAACGCCAAGAAAGCGCTATATTCAATCAACAAACCGGTTTTTTTAggtcaaatatgcaaaaaaggcTAAAACGCTGAAAAGGTGAAGAGTGCAGATGTGTAAAAAAGTAGGCattagtgacaaaaatatttttacacatttgccCCTCTCTACTCACACCTACGTTAATGGGGATGATAATTATAAGGAGGTTGTGATCAGATGAGTCGGTGTTGGTTACACATACCTACATTCGTAATGTGCTCTGGATCATTTACTAATATAACGTCGAGTTTGCTCTCTCCACAAGTGGTTTGGCTCACATGCTGGGTTAAATTGTGTTGAAGTGTAACTAAAGTCTTCAAACACCGAGAAAGGTTGCAGAGGTTGAGGTGGGAATTGGTATCCAGCCAATTGAACTTGGACGCCATGTTACGACTGTCTTTGGAAAGTTGAAATCGCTCAAGATATTGATTTGCACGTGacaaaacatatctttttctttgcttaGGAAAGCAAGTCCTTCATTAAAGGAAGATAAGAAACTTCTCGAGGTCTATAAAATGTAATGATTGTGAAATTTATGGCAACAATATGGtaaaccaaggacactaaagcactTAGCCCCTGGGTAAACTAGCACCTgtacctctctctctctccatttgAGAGAGAGTGAGCATGGAGATGGTCACAAATAGtatttccaaaaatatggTTTCGAAAAAATAGTTCTCAGTCCCAGGAATTGAAAAGAACCGGTTCACAGTTCCAGTTcgttttttatatttcatgaacaacaaaaaaaaagaatatctGAAAAAGCTCGAACTGAATTTTGGAGtacgattttggtactttaatGATAACCttcattgcgactcttgggcatttcaaattgtaaaCTGTAtacaaatatttgtaaaaacAACATATACAgagttcaaaagcaaaattaaaaagaataaaatggttaggatgataaaatagttgactagagtgatatcacaataAAGATAACTAGAATGGACTCAGTCCACAAGAANNNNNNNNNNNNNNNNNNNNNNNNNNNNNNNNNNNNNNNNNNNNNNNNNNNNNNNNNNNNNNNNNNNNNNNNNNNNNNNNNNNNNNNNNNNNNNNNNNNNNNNNNNNNNNNNNNNNNNNNNNNNNNNNNNNNNNNNNNNNNNNNNNNNNNNNNNNNNNNNNNNNNNNNNNNNNNNNNNNNNNNNNNNNNNNNNNNNNNNNNNNNNNNNNNNNNNNNNNNNNNNNNNNNNNNNNNNNNNNNNNNNNNNNNNNNNNNNNNNNNNNNNNNNNNNNNNNNNNNNNNNNNNNNNNNNNNNNNNNNNNNNNNNNNNNNNNNNNNNNNNNNNNNNNNNNNNNNNNNNNNNNNNNNNNNNNNNNNNNNNNNNNNNNNNNNNNNNNNNNNNNNNNNNNNNNNNNNNNNNNNNNNNNNNNNNNNNNNNNNNNNNNNNNNNNNNNNNNNNNNNNNNNNNNNNNNNNNNNNNNNNNNatgtttgcaatctaatcttattaaaaaatgggttcagaagTTATTTAGAGAGTAGCTaaactatttttaataatctaatATGCCACATCTATGCATCAGcaatttcgcagtgtccttgaaaaaaatattctctggtgcttgtcatgacagtactctttcttacaaAGCGCATCAGTTCGAAatgtgtttggaaacttttagttcatctgatcgcttactttttttaagtggagccacttgtcaaacctcgcgcgtctctgaccagggtcacTAGGCAGgggtaagtgatgaaaatgttgGTCATTGTAGTAAAGTTGGTGGGCCAGAATGTGAACGAGAAAATGACGTGCTCTTTCAAGCGGTCGCAGTGTAGTACCCAACACACTTCGATGAGTTTTTCGgtaatttttggaaaaaagcgaaaaaggggcccttttcgtttcgttttttcgtttttgtatttttcgaaaaaaaataaatctagTTGACAGGTTCCAGATTTGGAAACCTCGCACTTGAAAAGGCAAGTGATGTTATTGAGCCATTTGAAACGGGCGacattcaaattggcaaacGAGAAACGAAAAACTGATAAACCTCTCATTTCTGATTGACCAAGGCATGGAGTAAGACCAAGGACACTACCTAGAGCACTCTCAAGAGTCCCTGGATTGACACACCGAAAAATAgagtggccaaggccaaagagtAGAGTGATAAACACAGACCAAAACAGTATCTTGGTACACAAAAAGATTAAAGTAGGACATTGAACCAAAAGAACGATACACGAGAAATATAGGAGCAGAATTGCTTCAGGGAGAGAATGAATCACTGGAAAATAGACGGGGAAGCAAAAGCTGAGAATTAAAATGTCGGAATCGAGTCAATGCAAAGCGTTCTTCTACAAAAAAAGACTTTAAGTAGGtatgattttgaatttcagcCCATCTAACCAgtgggtcaaaagttatacCCCCGAAAAACTCATGATATAACTCtgtacaaaatgaatgaagaatGAGTTAaccctcttgtggtaattgatcaCCAGAAGTTGGttaaactagagggcttgtctaGGTTAAACTATTCATTCTGagctctgttatgtactgcatcTTGAGAGAGCAcaacttttgatccaatggcttgattgagctgaaattttaAATACGGAATTTCAACNNNNNNNNNNNNNNNNNNNNNNNNNNNNNNNNNNNNNNNNNNNNNNNNNNNNNNNNNNNNNNNNNNNNNNNNNNNNNNNNNNNNNNNNNNNNNNNNNNNNNNNNNNNNNNNNNNNNNNNNNNNNNNNNNNNNNNNNNNNNNNNNNNNNNNNNNNNNNNNNNNNNNNNNNNNNNNNNNNNNNNNNNNNNNNNNNNNNNNNNNNNNNNNNNNNNNNNNNNNNNNNNNNNNNNNNNNNNNNNNNNNNNNNNNNNNNNNNNNNNNNNNNNNNNNNNNNNNNNNNNNNNNNNNNNNNNNNNNNNNNNNNNNNNNNNNNNNNNNNNNNNNNNNNNNNNNNNNNNNNNNNNNNNNNNNNNNNNNNNNNNNNNNNNNNNNNNNNNNNNNNNNNNNNNNNNNNNNNNNNNNNNNNNNNNNNNNNNNNNNNNNNNNNNNNNNNNNNNNNNNNNNNNNNNNNNNNNNNNNNNNNNNNNNNNNNNNNNNNNNNNNNNNNNNNNNNNNNNNNNNNNNNNNNNNNNNNNNNNNNNNNNNNNNNNNNNNNNNNNNNNNNNNNNNNNNNNNNNNNNNNNNNNNNNNNNNNNNNNNNNNNNNNNNNNNNNNNNNNNNNNNNNNNNNNNNNNNNNNNNNNNNNNNNNNNNNNNNNNNNNNNNNNNNNNNNNNNNNNNNNNNNNNNNNNNNNNNNNNNNNNNNNNNNNNNNNNNNNNNNNNNNNNNNNNNNNNNNNNNNNNNNNNNNNNNNNNNNNNNNNNNNNNNNNNNNNNNNNNNNNNNNNNNNNNNNNNNNNNNNNNNNNNNNNNNNNNNNNNNNNNNNNNNNNNNNNNNNNNNNNNNNNNNNNNNNNNNNNNNNNNNNNNNNNNNNNNNNNNNNNNNNNNNNNNNNNNNNNNNNNNNNNNNNNNNNNNNNNNNNNNNNNNNNNNNNNNNNNNNNNNNNNNNNNNNNNNNNNNNNNNNNNNNNNNNNNNNNNNNNNNNNNNNNNNNNNNNNNNNNNNNNNNNNNNNNNNNNNNNNGTAatgtttcaaaccagggtgagtTAGGGTATACTCCATGGCTAGGGCATACTCCATTGGTAGGGAGTTGTCCGAATAAAGCTCAAAGGTGCACGGCGTAGAACTGCAATGACGGGTCGAAGAAAACCCTTAAACGCGTAAAGGTATTTGGCCATGTCTCGTTCTCCTTctctgatgtattgaaggcCTCtatccaagaccacttgaatctgatattgatggaaagcctcacataagcattaataacttccaagtaatttgctaacaatttctttAGGTTGACgagattgaggggaagaccgttcgattttggaagttttaggcaagcaatttccaaattagctacctttttgggcccgtTGTGGTCtgcttaatgtccagaggtttgaaattggtaatctagcttcttgtacctaaaacTCTAGAAAAACACCactcaatgcttgttttccgcatactttatcaactattttcctaactatttcgccatttttcccagcttttttagccggtattttgccaaatttaatcgactatTTTTTACGACTCTACTGATAAGTAAGACAGTTCTTACTTTTCACAGTTCGCACAGTTCGAGTGCGATATAACTCCTAGTTGATTCGTTCTTTAGACTTTCAAATGGATGTATTGGGGGGAATGGGATTACATATCTCAGCTTGATAATTTATTAGAatcaaaagttgaaaagaaatcattagGAGTCAATCGATTTGGAGTGCTTCTCAATCTGCCATTAGATATGTTTCAACAACTCAGTGCCGTTTTCAAGTTCTATTCATCAGTCACGCCCAAGGAGGCCGGCCCTGAGTCTAAATACACGTTGCTGTCGGTACCTATCTCCCAATATTGACGAGTGCACACTCTTCATACCGCCAGAGATTCAGGCCAGGGAATTTTTCCCTTGGATTCATCAAGAAGACCTTTGGGCGGGAAGAGTGATACGGCCATGAGAACCAAGCCAGAGGAGCCTCAAAATGACAGCATCCGCAGAGCAACTTGAGGACAATGGGCTGGCAATTCAGAGAATTGAAAGCACTTTTGGAATAGTAGAGAACACCACTAAAAGGAAATATCCTCGTTGAGTCACCTCATGTAATGGCTCCATCTAGAgtgcttgtcagagaaaagtcaatCCAACCAAGCcccttgagactttgctttgaacacatttgggTAGTNtttgagaatcacgtaactaaatgtgttcaaagccgatcgatccccatcgcacaccCCAGGCAGCCGCGACGGAGCCAAAAACTAAGCCAGGAACTAATTTATGATGGCATGCAAGAGCATAAATTAAAAACGGATATAGTATGTTGGCGAAGTAGTGTGTCGTGTACCGTTATTCAAAACTATAAAAATAAGGGGAATAAGGTTGAAATAAATTTCCAGACAATGAATTCAAGATTGTTTGACCAGGAAATCTTAATAGCACAAGGCAGTTTTTTCAAGAAAGATGTGAACATTATTGGAAGACTGCTGGATTTGGCTACACTCACTAACAGGgatgaatagctatttattcaataggAAGGGAGTAGGCATTCTTGCCTGACCTAGATCAAAATAGCAAATATTTTCGTGGCCTATCCCCTTGACTGCTGGATCACTTTGCCCtatgcttcaaccaatctgagttaAGAATTCTTTGAAGGGGTCAAGCGGACAAGCTCTGAAGCGGATAGGCCATGAAAACTTCCTCTACAGTGAGGCTTGAGGAGAGTCCATATGGTGAAAGCAACTTGAACACATTCACCATTTCATGCGTTGCCATTTCATGCCGTTGAGATTGAAGAGAGGAGCGAGGACTTGCCCGAGCTTCTCGTCACACGCGGGGACATGAGGAAATTGCAAGCAAATTTAAGGCGTTGACTAATGCCCTGTAATGACATTCATGTAAAAGACGCGTCATCTCTTTTTGCCTGGTTCTGGCTGATTGGTCCAGAGCCGTCACATGATAGCAGCTGATCAAGGGCCAtgaagaaaaaccaaaacaaaaacgtTGATTGGTACACTCGCTCTTGACTCATTGATCCCCTTGATGACTTTGTGTGTGAATATGATTTTCATCTCTGTGTGGACTTTACGTGGTAAGAGATGCCGTAGAATGTCTAAATGAGATCAATCTAACTATTGGCCAGATAGCTCATTTTACCGACAACCCACTCACCCTGACAGGCCAAAGCCGAACCAATATTccagtttaaaaaaaggttcCACTCAAAGTGTTTTGACAGATGTGATTGCCTTCTAGGAATATGGGTTATGAATGCCTTTCCAACCATACAGACTGCTCTTGGTCACGGCAACTCTGGGCTAATTTTCGAAACATAGAAATTAAACAAGAAANNNNNNNNNNNNNNNNNNNNNNNNNNNNNNNNNNNNNNNNNNNNNNNNNNNNNNNNNNNNNNNNNNNNNNNNNNNNNNNNNNNNNNNNNNNNNNNNNNNNNNNNNNNNNNNNNNNNNNNNNNNNNNNNNNNNNNNNNNNNNNNNNNNNNNNNNNNNNNNNNNNNNNNNNNNNNNNNNNNNNNNNNNNNNNNNNNNNNNNNNNNNNNNNNNNNNNNNNNNNNNNNNNNNNNNNNNNNNNNNNNNNNNNNNNNNNNNNNNNNNNNNNNNNNNNNNNNNNNNNNNNNNNNNNNNNNNNNNNNNNNNNNNNNNNNNNNNNNNNNNNNNNNNNNNNNNNNNNNNNNNNNNNNNNNNNNNNNNNNNNNNNNNNNNNNNNNNNNNNNNNNNNNNNNNNNNNNNNNNNNNNNNNNNNNNNNNNNNNNNNNNNNNNNNNNNNNNNNNNNNNNNNNNNNNNNNNNNNNNNNNNNNNNNNNNNNNNNNNNNNNNNNNNNNNNNNNNNNNNNNNNNNNNNNNNNNNNNNNNNNNNNNNNNNNNNNNNNNNNNNNNNNNNNNNNNNNNNNNNNNNNNNNNNNNNNNNNNNNNNNNNNNNNNNNNNNNNNNNNNNNNNNNNNNNNNNNNNNNNNNNNNNNNNNNNNNNNNNNNNNNNNNNNNNNNNNNNNNNNNNNNNNNNNNNNNNNNNNNNNNNNNNNNNNNNNNNNNNNNNNNNNNNNNNNNNNNNNNNNNNNNNNNNNNNNNNNNNNNNNNNNNNNNNNNNNNNNNNNNNNNNNNNNNNNNNNNNNNNNNNNNNNNNNNNNNNNNNNNNNNNNNNNNNNNNNNNNNNNNNNNNNNNNNNNNNNNNNNNNNNNNNNNNNNNNNNNNNNNNNNNNNNNNNNNNNNNNNNNNNNNNNNNNNNNNNNNNNNNNNNNNNNNNNNNNNNNNNNNNNNNNNNNNNNNNNNNNNNNNNNNNNNNNNNNNNNNNNNNNNNNNNNNNNNNNNNNNNNNNNNNNNNNNNNNNNNNNNNNNNGCATAAATCGACAAAAAACCAACTTTACCAATCCAACAGTGCTTCCTTTCCAACAACAATTAGCACTTACATCTTACATAGTTGATAGATGGAATCATTATTCTTGTGGATTTGAGCCCTCATCGGAAGCCACTTTGATTACTTTGATTGGGTTTGATTGAATATTGAGATTCTGATCAATGATAGGGATCCCTTGTTCCGTGACACCCGTGGGTTTGCCTTCTGGAACCTTTTTTGCCGCACTGCACGCCACGTGATCAATTTTTATGGCTTTGATTGTGACCTTAAAATCATCATCCTTGTTCGCGATTGATGTCGTGATAGGATGTTTCAAAATCGAGATTCCATTGATTGGAGTTTTTTGATCTTTAGGTCGTTGGTTGTCCAGCACAACTTTGACACTCTTGGCTTGAGGAAGAGTAGCCTTTACAATTTCCGAAGGGGACAGAGCGAGCTTTTTCGACGATTGAGGCGTGTCTAGATCACTATCCGTCGATTCGTTTCCTTCGGATGCATTCGTTGACAAGATCATTTCTTGCTCCTCCCTAAAAGCAATCAAACCCTATATTATGTCAAAGGCTCAAAAATATAGCGCTTAACAGTTAATTTAGTATCAGCCTGTAGCAGGTATTCATGCGTATAGCAACATCATAGCGTGTTTTTAAGCCTAAAATAACTTAATATCTACGATTTCGGACGCAGAAAAAGATGAGAAGATTTTGATGACAATTAATAATCATCAGTCTTGCCATGCCTTGCATGTTTTGCTTTCTGGCCAGAGGTTGTACATTTTCCCTGGCCCTTTATACTATAATATATATAGATAGGCATGTTTGGTAGAGGTCAGTGAAAATTGCCTGCATAAGGCAGAAAACGGCGAATCGAAATTTTGatactttgaaaaaatgaataaaagcGTGCTGTATGAACAGTCAGGTCTCCCTCTTTCAAATTGAGGCAGATTCAAAATATCACCTCTTTTGGTCAACAAGGCCGATTTTGAATAAATGTTTTACCTAGAATGCCAATTTCTACATGTCAACGGCAGAGAACAACATTTTTCTTACTCGTGCTCATTGTCTTCCCATGTCATGtacattggcattttttcgGTTGTTTCAGGGATAAGAATGCACCGGCTGTCCGGAGGAATATTGAGCTCGGTTTGAACACTTTGATGTCGTCCCTGAACCACTACCGTGTTGGAATTGGGCATCATCCTCAAGATTGTTCCATCAGGAGCATGAATCATGGATCCGTTGGGAGTGATACCGCTGGGAATGGCATATGCTCCTCGCCTCATCAGAACCACCTCAGACGCTTGAGATTGAGTCGAAGTGGTCACTGTTTGAGGCATGGCTCGAGGATGATCCCCGCCCACAAAAGTATGGGCCACGGAACGCCAAAATCCTTCATCTTTAGGGTCATTGGTCCACACCTCTTTGGCTTTGGGCTGAGCCTCGGGGTTGCTGCCGGCAGGTGGGGCCATGACTGGTCGGGGCCACGGAAATGGCGGCTGAGCCCAGGGATGACCACTCCAACGGCCCCAAGGTCCCTGAATATGACCCCAGGGTACGCCGTGAGGGGTCTGGAACCTGGAGTGGTGGTACATTTGGGGAGGACCGCCGTACATGGGGCTGAAACGAAGAATTGGCTTCAGACTCAGTCAAGTACTTTTGAAATGCTCTCAATCGGCAATCgaatttcaaatggttttacTCGAgacttttgaaatgcaattcaatttctcaCGGCAGTTCCTTTTTATGACTACCATTAACGAAAGCGTTccctcaaaattgaataagcAATAATGCATATCCTCTAAAATCATGCATATCATGGGATCTAACAAAGTACGGTAAAAATATGTAATAGCCAATGGATGCCATTAATCAATCATGTAATTTGCCTTTTGGTTTTACAATTTCAATAACCATTACATCACAAGTCTGTTGGCCTTGATTGGAGAATGACTTAAAAGCTCGCTTCTCGATTGTGTCACTTACAAGGAGCCTGGAGGTTTGGCCATCATGGGTCTTGGGTACTGGTGGTGATTCACGGGATTAACCGCATCATGCGCCGGGGCCTTGTCATTGACCGGTTTGGATGGCGCTGGATCATTAGTTCTCATTGTGAAATCGTCGACCTCACACACTAAAAACAACAcacgttttgaaaattggctgGAAAACTTTGGAATTGCCCTCAATGACGTCACTCACGTGTTCCACATTAAAGATCAGCGAGATACACTAACTTGAGTCAAGCAACGGATTCAGTGTGACTGAAACCAATGTGTGGTAATATTGAAGCGAATAACAGTCAAGAAATTTGTGGACGGCAAATGCATAGAAAACTACATAAAGAGATCGATCGAGGGCGCTGCTAGCGTATgctttcgtctcagctgtcgctagggatcaaaaagtttcatttgcaGTTAATATACCTAGGAGACACctatggtacaaatctgaatcatGTCCAAATTCTGATTAATTTGCTGATGGAAACAAACAAGGaaagccaaatttcaaatggattcaaacaaaaaaaaacaagcaaataatttcaaataaacaaatgaaaagcaGACAAATCATACAGGGGAGTTGGACAAAGAGTTAAACCtctaggtttttttttttgactgacACACTGAGTAACCTCACAATTTTTGGGCtagaaaacaaattattaCATTACAAAACAGCTCAAAACCTGATTCAGATCAACTTTGTATTTAGTTTGATTCCTTACATACTTCAACACAATCAGGTTTGTTGCGGGATTTTGTCCTCTTTAAATTAAGAGGCAACTGGAATAAACCTTTTCGCTTGCCTAATGAAAAGTGAGCAtttcaatggaaatcactttgtggctaTAGGGtaccaatttcatggaatggcaAATGGATCCAATGAGAGAACATAGTTCACACCACCAAGTTTACTTCCCTTGTGAGAtttgatttttgcttttcttccttttgggCATTTTATTTGGGAAATAATGCtaagaaaatgtaaaaatgttggacaagatttcacaatgctttgACTATGCAAatagtttgtttggtttttgtacctttttgcgCCCAAGCATCATCTTAGGATATGTTGTGATGtgtcaaaccaaaaaaggcaTTGCTTTTCACACCAATAGTTGATTTTTGATGTCAACAAGAGCTTTACTTCTTTGATCATTTCTAGCACTATCATTTGGTGTTTTGCCAGTTTCTACACTaaagggcatgtcaagtgaaggaaattcaaggaaaaatgtggtccagcacccaaattttgggcattttggggagggaaaactaagacaaacatcacagtcaactcacaCAATCCGCccatttaattttcaataatcgagtgattttgagtgagctgtgctACAAAACCCA
This window harbors:
- the LOC131889989 gene encoding uncharacterized protein LOC131889989; the protein is MRTNDPAPSKPVNDKAPAHDAVNPVNHHQYPRPMMAKPPGSFPMYGGPPQMYHHSRFQTPHGVPWGHIQGPWGRWSGHPWAQPPFPWPRPVMAPPAGSNPEAQPKAKEVWTNDPKDEGFWRSVAHTFVGGDHPRAMPQTVTTSTQSQASEVVLMRRGAYAIPSGITPNGSMIHAPDGTILRMMPNSNTVVVQGRHQSVQTELNIPPDSRCILIPETTEKMPMYMTWEDNEHEEEQEMILSTNASEGNESTDSDLDTPQSSKKLALSPSEIVKATLPQAKSVKVVLDNQRPKDQKTPINGISILKHPITTSIANKDDDFKVTIKAIKIDHVACSAAKKVPEGKPTGVTEQGIPIIDQNLNIQSNPIKVIKVASDEGSNPQE